Proteins encoded in a region of the Populus nigra chromosome 3, ddPopNigr1.1, whole genome shotgun sequence genome:
- the LOC133690263 gene encoding pentatricopeptide repeat-containing protein At5g65560, whose product MSSVMRKSSSIIPSSSSGESSSPIFHLLKKPISSSSSPSSSIASLPVEPEPPDDLSSHHLLSILSHPKWQKHPSFQKLIPNLSPSHVSSLFNNHPDLNPNIALQFFNSLPLIKPGFKHTVKSHSFLLKILIPNNLFGVGEKIRISMIKACVSVDDIRFLLDFLRQMNRDDNDNKFKLSVRSYNELLMMLARFLMIDEMKRVYTEMLNDMILPNIYTLNTMVNAYSKMGNIVEANLYVSKIFQAGLSPDSFTYTSLILGYCRNNDVNSAYKVFNMMPNKGCRRNEVSYTTIIHGLCEAGRIDEGISLFKKMREDDCYPTVRTYTVIIHALFGNDRNLEGMDLFNEMRERSCEPNVHTYTVMVDAMCKERKLDESRRMLNEMMEKGLVPSVVTYNALIRGYCEEGRIEAALEILGLMESNNCRPNERTYNELICGFSKRKHVHKAMTLLSKMLESKLTPSLVTYNSLIHVQCKAGHFDSAYKLLDLLKENGLVPDQWTYSVFIDTLCKSKRMEEACDLFNSLKEKGIKANEVMYTALIDGHCKAGKIDEAISLLERMRSEDCLPNSSTYNSLIYGVCKEGKVQEGLSMVENMSKMGVKPTVATYTILIEEMLKEGDFDHANRVFNQMVSFGHKPDVYTYTAFIHTYCTSGNLKEAEGMMARMIEAGVMPDSLTYTLLISAYERLGLTYDAFNVLKRMLDAGCDPSHRTYSFLIRHLSKIKLINENSHLEQLDLVQSVTFFNAADVWKIMQFETALELFEKMMEHGCTPGVNTYAKLIIGVCKVGRWGVANSLFNHMIERGLVPNEDIYNALLSCCCELRMLSSAARLVEAMVEHGHLPLLESCKLLLCGLYDEGENEKAKAVFVNLLLCGYNYDEVAWKILIDGLLKSGIADRCSELLSVMEKRGCQIDPLTYTKLIEGLDGSHGT is encoded by the coding sequence ATGTCCAGCGTCATGAGAAAATCATCGTCCATTattccatcatcatcatcaggtGAGTCCTCATCTCCAATCTTTCACCTTCTCAAAAAACCcatctcttcctcttcctctccttcttcttcaatcGCTTCTCTTCCAGTAGAACCTGAACCACCTGATGATCTCTCCTCGCATCACCTTCTCTCCATCCTCTCCCATCCTAAATGGCAAAAACACCCTTCTTTCCAGAAGCTAATCCCAAATCTGTCCCCTTCCCATGTTTCCTCCCTCTTTAACAACCACCCTGATCTCAACCCCAATATTGCCCTCCAATTCTTCAACTCCTTACCCCTTATAAAACCCGGCTTTAAACACACTGTCAAAtcccattcttttcttttaaaaattttgattccCAATAATTTATTTGGTGTTGGTGAGAAAATCCGCATTTCCATGATTAAAGCTTGCGTTTCTGTCGATGATATTCGTTTTCTGTTAGATTTTTTGAGGCAAATGAATAGAGATGACAACGATAATAAGTTTAAGTTGAGTGTCAGAAGCTATAATGAGTTGTTAATGATGTTGGCGAGGTTTTTGATGATTGATGAAATGAAAAGGGTTTATACtgaaatgttgaatgatatGATCTTGCCCAATATTTATACATTGAATACGATGGTTAATGCGTATTCCAAGATGGGTAATATAGTAGAGGCTAATTTGTATGTGAGTAAGATTTTCCAGGCGGGTCTGAGCCCAGATAGTTTTACTTACACTTCGTTGATACTGGGGTATTGTAGGAATAATGATGTAAACAGTGCATATAAGGTTTTTAATATGATGCCCAATAAGGGCTGCCGAAGAAATGAGGTTTCATATACCACTATTATTCATGGCCTTTGCGAGGCTGGAAGGATTGATGAGGGTATTAGTTTGTTTAAGAAGATGAGGGAGGATGATTGCTATCCCACTGTACGTACGTATACAGTGATTATTCATGCATTATTTGGAAATGACAGGAATTTGGAAGGGATGGATTTGTTTAATGAAATGAGGGAGAGAAGTTGTGAGCCTAATGTTCATACTTATACTGTGATGGTGGATGCTATgtgtaaagaaagaaagcttGATGAGAGCAGAAGAATGCTAAATGAGATGATGGAGAAAGGGTTGGTTCCTAGTGTGGTTACCTACAATGCATTGATTAGAGGGTACTGCGAGGAGGGGAGGATAGAGGCTGCACTGGAAATCTTGGGTTTGATGGAATCAAATAATTGTAGGCCAAATGAACGTACATACAATGAGCTGATATGTGGGTTTAGTAAAAGGAAACATGTCCACAAGGCAATGACGTTACTCAGTAAGATGCTTGAGAGCAAGCTAACACCGAGCCTGGTTACATATAATTCATTAATTCATGTGCAGTGTAAAGCAGGTCATTTTGATAGTGCTTATAAATTGCTAGATTTGTTAAAGGAAAACGGTTTGGTTCCTGACCAGTGGACTTATAGTGTTTTTATAGACACCCTTTGTAAATCAAAAAGGATGGAAGAAGCTTGTGATTTATTCAATTCACTCAAGGAGAAAGGCATAAAGGCAAATGAGGTCATGTACACTGCATTGATTGATGGACATTGCAAAGCTGGGAAAATAGATGAAGCCATTTCTTTGCTAGAGAGAATGCGCAGTGAGGACTGCTTGCCAAACTCATCCACCTATAATTCCCTGATATACGGGGTTTGCAAAGAGGGGAAAGTCCAAGAAGGACTGTCAATGGTTGAAAATATGTCAAAGATGGGAGTGAAACCCACAGTTGCTACTTATACCATTCTGATCGAAGAAATGTTGAAAGAAGGTGATTTTGATCATGCTAATAGGGTTTTCAACCAAATGGTTTCCTTTGGACATAAGCCTGATGTATATACTTACACTGCATTTATTCATACATACTGTACCTCAGGGAACTTAAAAGAGGCAGAGGGCATGATGGCCAGGATGATTGAAGCAGGAGTTATGCCTGACTCATTGACTTATACATTGTTAATCAGCGCATATGAACGTTTGGGATTGACATATGATGCATTCAATGTTCTCAAGCGCATGTTGGATGCTGGTTGCGATCCTTCCCACCGTACgtattcttttttaatcagGCATCTGTCGAAGATAAAACTGATAAATGAAAACAGCCATTTGGAACAACTTGATCTGGTCCAAAGTGTCACCTTTTTTAATGCTGCTGATGTGTGGAAGATAATGCAATTTGAAACGGCTCTAGAGCTTTTTGAGAAAATGATGGAGCATGGTTGCACTCCTGGTGTCAATACTTATGCCAAGCTCATCATAGGAGTTTGCAAAGTGGGGCGCTGGGGAGTGGCCAACAGTTTATTCAACCATATGATTGAAAGAGGATTGGTTCCTAATGAAGATATTTATAATGCTCTTCTCAGTTGTTGTTGTGAACTGAGAATGCTTTCATCTGCTGCGAGACTAGTGGAGGCCATGGTGGAACATGGTCATTTACCACTTTTAGAGTCTTGCAAGCTGCTTCTATGTGGCCTTTATGATGAAGGGGAAAATGAGAAGGCGAAAgcagtttttgttaatttgcttCTCTGTGGGTATAATTATGACGAAGTAGCTTGGAAGATTCTCATTGATGGCCTGCTCAAGAGTGGTATTGCTGATAGATGTTCTGAACTACTGTCTGTCATGGAAAAAAGGGGTTGCCAAATTGATCCCCTAACATATACGAAGCTAATTGAGGGACTTGATGGGAGTCATGGGACATAA